The proteins below come from a single Roseiflexus sp. RS-1 genomic window:
- a CDS encoding branched-chain amino acid ABC transporter permease, whose product MEQIPAIMRKNLVLIITLAVMLMLFVAAASGMSWQDFVITLLRGLAVGALTFLVASGFSLIFGLLDVLNLAHGTLFMVGAYIGWTVYVRPDTFVDILTPLALIISGFTLGDVWRLLARRVPQSGVWRRVLPWVAIMPGVLIGFGVMRGYPIASWSLENYAESPVTFSFLASQGQRVIPAPATFGDGSPLIAFGGLILASMLVAFGLTLPGQSHIHTAAHVSWRHGVPFASLIAGGLVVFIVNEPLTAWLFALDTNWLFLIAVLAAVLSGMGLGALMESTLIRPLYVRPIYQLMLTLGLSAIGIEIVRAIWGRPEFTMPKPALFAGSGEGCPAESLWLALQNSCSTMLFQGGRIRIYNEMFIPLVGLIVLIAVWLLLRRTRLGMIIRAGVQDREMVEALGINVRRVFTMVFALGVGLAALGGVLAAPSIGLSNTMGESFLLNALIALAIGGLTSYPGAAIGSLLVGMLQQFIIKYGQIGIAIPLTGIVFKPSPPLVPASTILLMVIILLILPNGLLGRKE is encoded by the coding sequence ATGGAACAGATACCGGCGATCATGCGCAAAAACCTGGTGTTGATCATCACCCTGGCAGTCATGCTCATGCTCTTTGTTGCAGCCGCAAGCGGTATGAGCTGGCAGGATTTCGTCATAACCCTGTTGCGTGGTCTGGCAGTGGGAGCGTTGACATTCCTGGTGGCGTCCGGTTTTTCGCTTATCTTTGGGTTGCTCGACGTGCTCAATCTGGCGCACGGCACACTTTTCATGGTTGGCGCGTACATTGGCTGGACAGTGTATGTACGTCCTGATACATTTGTGGATATTCTGACGCCGCTTGCGCTGATCATCAGTGGATTCACGCTGGGGGACGTATGGAGACTGCTGGCGCGGCGCGTACCGCAGTCGGGCGTGTGGAGGCGGGTGTTGCCGTGGGTGGCGATCATGCCCGGTGTGCTGATCGGCTTTGGGGTCATGCGTGGCTACCCGATTGCGTCCTGGAGTCTTGAGAATTATGCTGAAAGTCCCGTCACGTTTTCATTTCTCGCCAGTCAGGGGCAGCGCGTGATCCCTGCGCCTGCCACCTTTGGTGATGGCTCTCCGCTGATAGCATTCGGCGGGTTGATCCTGGCAAGTATGCTGGTAGCGTTTGGACTGACGCTGCCAGGGCAGAGCCACATCCATACAGCAGCACATGTATCGTGGCGTCATGGTGTGCCCTTTGCCAGTCTTATTGCGGGAGGGCTGGTTGTGTTTATCGTCAATGAGCCGCTCACCGCGTGGTTGTTTGCACTGGATACCAACTGGTTGTTCCTGATCGCAGTGCTGGCGGCAGTGTTGAGCGGTATGGGGCTTGGTGCACTGATGGAGTCGACATTGATCCGACCGCTGTATGTGCGCCCGATCTATCAGTTGATGCTCACTCTGGGGCTGAGCGCAATCGGGATTGAGATAGTGCGCGCGATCTGGGGGCGTCCCGAGTTCACCATGCCCAAACCGGCGCTGTTCGCCGGAAGCGGCGAGGGATGTCCGGCAGAGTCGCTCTGGCTGGCGCTGCAGAATAGTTGTTCGACGATGCTGTTCCAGGGTGGGCGCATTCGCATCTACAATGAGATGTTTATCCCCCTGGTCGGGCTGATTGTGTTGATTGCCGTGTGGCTGTTGCTCAGGCGCACTCGCCTTGGCATGATCATTCGCGCTGGCGTGCAGGATCGTGAGATGGTCGAGGCGCTGGGGATCAATGTGCGACGGGTGTTCACAATGGTGTTTGCGCTGGGCGTGGGGTTGGCGGCGTTGGGGGGTGTGCTGGCGGCGCCGTCGATCGGGCTTTCCAACACGATGGGCGAAAGTTTTCTGCTCAATGCGCTTATTGCGCTGGCTATCGGCGGATTAACCAGTTACCCCGGCGCGGCAATCGGTTCGTTGTTGGTCGGAATGCTTCAGCAGTTCATCATCAAGTACGGTCAGATTGGCATTGCCATCCCGTTGACCGGGATTGTTTTCAAACCTTCGCCGCCGCTGGTGCCCGCATCGACTATTCTGCTCATGGTGATCATTTTGCTCATTTTGCCCAACGGTCTGCTTGGCAGGAAGGAATAA
- a CDS encoding ABC transporter ATP-binding protein, translated as MTQILELHDIHTFIGQYHILQGVSFTVPVGSITALLGRNGAGKTTTLKTIMGLTPPRIGEIRFEGRRINGMRPFEIASLGIGFVPEHRAIFRDLTVEENLKIAERKKGDYVRKQEMIFSLFPDLKRLIHLRGANLSGGQQQMLAIARALVADNRLLLIDEPSEGLAPVVIEGLIGAIRHLAADSTVVLVEQNFLVASQLAEYYVIIEEGRSVQSGRMQELVNDKAAIHRYLGAA; from the coding sequence ATGACGCAGATTCTGGAACTTCACGACATTCATACCTTTATCGGGCAATACCATATTTTGCAGGGAGTGAGCTTCACCGTTCCCGTGGGATCAATCACTGCGTTACTCGGGCGTAACGGGGCGGGCAAAACCACCACGCTCAAGACGATAATGGGATTGACGCCACCGCGTATCGGCGAGATTCGTTTTGAAGGTCGCAGAATCAACGGCATGCGCCCCTTCGAGATTGCTTCGCTAGGGATTGGTTTTGTGCCGGAGCATCGCGCTATTTTCCGCGATCTGACCGTCGAGGAGAATTTGAAAATTGCCGAACGCAAAAAAGGCGATTATGTGCGCAAACAGGAGATGATCTTCTCCCTTTTCCCCGATCTCAAGCGCCTGATCCATCTGCGTGGCGCCAATTTGTCGGGCGGGCAGCAGCAAATGCTGGCGATCGCGCGTGCACTGGTCGCCGATAACCGTTTGCTGTTGATCGACGAACCAAGCGAAGGGTTAGCGCCGGTCGTCATCGAAGGACTGATCGGCGCCATTCGCCATCTGGCTGCCGACAGCACTGTTGTCCTGGTCGAACAGAACTTTCTGGTCGCCAGTCAACTGGCGGAGTATTATGTCATCATCGAAGAAGGGCGATCGGTGCAGAGTGGCCGTATGCAGGAGTTGGTGAACGATAAAGCGGCGATTCACCGTTATTTAGGGGCAGCGTAA
- a CDS encoding ANTAR domain-containing response regulator: MSQQLRLVIADDESIIRMNLKETLVDLGYLVVGEAGDGVSVINLARELRPDLVIMDIRMPKLDGIQAAKVLTEEKIAPVLLLTAYSDRELVDRAREAGVVNYVVKPFHEGELLPAIEIALARYNEFREMDKQINDLKETLETRKLVERAKGVLMDTQGLKEHEAFRKIQQLSMNTRKSMREIAQAILLTAQIEK; this comes from the coding sequence ATGTCCCAGCAACTACGCCTGGTCATCGCGGATGATGAGTCGATCATCCGTATGAACCTGAAAGAGACGCTGGTCGATCTGGGCTATCTGGTCGTTGGTGAAGCAGGTGATGGTGTCAGCGTCATCAATCTGGCGCGTGAACTACGCCCGGATCTGGTGATTATGGATATCCGGATGCCAAAACTCGACGGCATTCAGGCAGCCAAAGTATTGACCGAAGAGAAGATCGCGCCGGTGCTGTTGTTGACCGCATACTCGGATCGTGAACTGGTTGATCGGGCGCGCGAAGCTGGCGTGGTCAACTACGTCGTCAAACCATTTCACGAGGGGGAACTGCTCCCTGCCATCGAAATCGCCCTGGCGCGCTACAATGAGTTTCGCGAGATGGATAAGCAGATCAATGATCTGAAAGAGACGCTGGAGACGCGCAAACTGGTCGAACGCGCCAAAGGCGTTTTGATGGATACGCAGGGTCTCAAGGAGCACGAAGCCTTCCGCAAGATCCAGCAACTCTCGATGAATACGCGCAAGTCGATGCGTGAAATTGCACAGGCTATTCTGCTGACAGCGCAGATCGAGAAGTAG
- a CDS encoding substrate-binding domain-containing protein, which translates to MNHVRLLTVLMLLAAIILAACGAPAATPPTQPPAPTQPPAPTQPPAPTQPPAPTPAPTEATAAARLTCTEPVKVGLITDVSGTLAIYGAHILRSFMLGMEYMAGAPGAAGEKFDFNTAKENTFKVDDCEIQVFVRDDASNPQNTATIARELIDVNKVNILVGTVSSGATATLQGIAFENKIPLIVAPAAANDITGKDFNIYTFRVSRNNYQDAMNVCTYLTQKYKKFVQIAPDYAFGRGSAAAFRDACGKLGGEFVADDIFAPADTTDFTPYMERILNSGAEAYIVTWAGSGFVPLFQAANDLGVNDKMSLASAFIDNALMPVFYGGAVGSTSGIVYHYTAPKNPANDFLVANTKPRYGVNPDIFDADGMNAAILLVEALRKTGSDVGSEALIKAMEGMSFEGPKGTVYIRPEDHVAIQDMYILKLTNLTDPDAKFYEYVATTRPEPPCLLPENLKERCGSLPYGSLSGQ; encoded by the coding sequence ATGAACCATGTTCGTCTGCTTACGGTTCTCATGCTGCTGGCAGCGATAATCCTCGCAGCCTGCGGCGCTCCGGCGGCTACGCCGCCGACGCAACCGCCTGCGCCGACGCAACCGCCTGCGCCGACGCAACCACCTGCGCCGACGCAACCACCTGCGCCAACTCCAGCGCCGACCGAAGCAACGGCAGCGGCACGCCTGACGTGCACTGAACCGGTGAAGGTGGGATTGATTACAGATGTCTCTGGGACTCTTGCCATCTATGGCGCGCATATTCTGCGTTCGTTCATGCTCGGCATGGAGTATATGGCTGGCGCACCAGGCGCAGCAGGCGAGAAGTTCGATTTCAATACTGCCAAAGAGAATACCTTCAAGGTGGATGACTGCGAGATTCAGGTCTTTGTGCGCGACGATGCCAGCAACCCGCAGAATACTGCCACTATCGCACGTGAACTGATCGATGTGAACAAGGTCAACATCCTGGTCGGCACTGTTTCGTCAGGTGCGACGGCAACGCTTCAGGGAATCGCCTTCGAGAACAAGATCCCGCTCATTGTTGCTCCGGCTGCCGCCAATGACATTACCGGCAAGGATTTCAATATCTATACCTTCCGCGTGAGTCGCAACAACTATCAGGATGCAATGAACGTCTGCACGTATCTCACCCAGAAGTACAAGAAATTCGTGCAGATTGCGCCGGATTACGCCTTTGGTCGCGGATCAGCGGCAGCTTTCCGCGATGCGTGCGGCAAACTCGGCGGTGAGTTCGTTGCCGACGATATTTTTGCACCGGCGGATACCACCGACTTTACGCCTTATATGGAGCGGATTCTGAACTCAGGCGCGGAGGCGTACATCGTCACCTGGGCTGGTTCTGGCTTTGTACCGCTCTTCCAGGCTGCGAACGATCTCGGTGTGAACGATAAGATGAGTCTGGCATCCGCTTTCATCGATAATGCCCTGATGCCGGTCTTCTACGGCGGGGCGGTTGGCTCGACCAGCGGCATTGTTTACCACTACACCGCGCCGAAGAATCCGGCGAATGATTTCCTCGTCGCCAATACCAAACCACGCTATGGCGTCAACCCCGACATTTTCGACGCCGACGGCATGAATGCCGCCATCTTGCTGGTCGAAGCTTTACGCAAGACGGGTAGCGATGTCGGCAGCGAAGCGCTCATCAAAGCGATGGAAGGCATGTCGTTTGAAGGACCGAAGGGAACGGTTTACATCCGTCCCGAAGACCATGTGGCCATTCAGGACATGTACATCCTCAAACTGACCAACCTGACCGATCCGGACGCGAAGTTCTATGAGTATGTCGCCACAACTCGCCCGGAGCCGCCCTGTCTGCTGCCCGAAAATCTCAAGGAACGATGCGGCAGCCTTCCCTATGGCAGCCTGAGCGGTCAGTAA
- a CDS encoding ABC transporter ATP-binding protein: MDTDIVLETRSLTKAFGALVAVDRVSIRVRRRSLHAIIGPNGAGKTTLFNLLSGNLEPTSGQVLFKGRDITRQPVHRTIHLGIGRSFQITNIFPNLTVFENIRLAAQATGGDNFKFWRPAAHFKRYEARAWEVIEKVGLKERAFAPARTLPHGDQRKLELGMILAPDPEVLLLDEPTAGMAAEQVPELIALIQDIQRSGEKTVMLVEHNMNVVMSVSDTITVMHQGRVLAEGTPAEIAANEEVQTAYLGGLYQLSM, encoded by the coding sequence ATGGATACCGATATTGTTCTCGAAACTCGCAGCCTGACCAAAGCCTTTGGTGCGCTGGTAGCGGTGGATCGTGTGAGTATCAGGGTTCGCAGACGTTCGCTGCATGCCATTATCGGTCCCAACGGCGCGGGGAAAACCACGCTGTTCAACCTGTTGAGCGGCAACCTGGAACCGACCAGCGGACAGGTTCTGTTCAAGGGGCGCGACATCACCCGTCAGCCAGTCCACCGAACCATTCATCTGGGCATCGGTCGTTCTTTCCAGATTACCAACATCTTTCCCAATCTCACCGTTTTCGAGAACATCCGTCTGGCAGCGCAGGCGACGGGCGGCGACAACTTCAAGTTCTGGCGTCCAGCAGCGCATTTCAAAAGGTATGAAGCGCGCGCCTGGGAGGTGATCGAGAAGGTGGGGCTGAAAGAACGCGCATTCGCACCGGCGCGCACCCTGCCGCATGGCGATCAGCGCAAACTGGAACTGGGCATGATCCTGGCGCCTGATCCGGAGGTGCTGCTGCTCGACGAACCGACCGCCGGAATGGCCGCCGAACAGGTGCCCGAACTGATTGCGCTCATCCAGGACATTCAGCGCAGTGGCGAGAAAACCGTCATGCTGGTGGAACACAACATGAACGTGGTGATGAGCGTTTCCGATACCATTACGGTGATGCATCAGGGGCGCGTGCTTGCCGAAGGAACGCCTGCTGAAATCGCGGCGAATGAAGAAGTGCAAACTGCCTATCTGGGTGGACTGTATCAGTTGAGCATGTAA
- a CDS encoding redox-sensing transcriptional repressor Rex: MEEPPDVVIRRLPLYARSLRYLLQEGVESVSSQELGDRINVTAAQIRKDLSYFGEFGKQGIGYNVRKLLQQIEDILGLTREWPVAVVGIGHLGEAIARYEGFRQQGIRIAGLFDSNPSKIGTVIDGMTVQSIEEADRIIREQGIRLAIIAVPARSAQEVTDRLVMAGVRAILSYAPTVLQVPDGVWVRYIDPVAILHSMTYYLARDINSARHNSPES, translated from the coding sequence ATGGAAGAACCCCCTGACGTTGTCATCCGGCGATTGCCGTTGTATGCACGCAGTCTTCGTTATCTGCTCCAGGAAGGAGTTGAGTCTGTTTCCTCGCAGGAACTCGGGGACCGGATCAATGTCACCGCTGCGCAGATCCGCAAAGATCTCTCGTACTTCGGCGAATTTGGCAAGCAGGGCATTGGTTACAACGTTCGGAAACTTCTCCAGCAGATCGAAGACATTCTTGGTCTGACGCGCGAGTGGCCCGTAGCAGTGGTAGGCATCGGTCACCTTGGCGAAGCGATTGCCCGCTATGAAGGGTTTCGCCAGCAAGGCATCCGTATCGCTGGGCTGTTCGATAGCAACCCCTCGAAGATCGGCACGGTCATTGATGGCATGACGGTTCAGAGTATCGAGGAAGCCGATCGCATTATCAGGGAGCAGGGTATTCGCCTGGCGATCATCGCGGTTCCAGCACGCAGCGCGCAGGAAGTGACCGATCGCCTGGTTATGGCGGGGGTGCGCGCCATCCTGAGTTATGCGCCAACGGTACTTCAAGTGCCGGATGGGGTCTGGGTACGCTACATCGATCCGGTCGCAATTCTCCATAGTATGACCTACTATCTCGCACGCGACATTAACAGTGCGCGGCACAACAGTCCCGAAAGTTAG